Proteins found in one Kiritimatiellales bacterium genomic segment:
- a CDS encoding YihY/virulence factor BrkB family protein, giving the protein MSTGKFAKLKKFLNEGLWDIDAEILPPHKQAGLKLLRILMLVISGFKEDNCPLHASALTFTFVMALVPLLVIVLAVGKVFGFELASEKIMRTATGYGLPDTVLSGIEHLLATVESASAGAVGSISTVLFLWVAIKMLSRIEETFNLVWGVKTPRPLIDKIRNYIVVIVVAPILIGIASAGVPVLQGFAEQIEWMGPVMTFSLKLLPTLIMTLAFIVIYVFLPNTKVKISAALTGAFIAALIAILFQLAIIKLGIGVSKYNRIYGTLAAIPLFLFWVQITWMILLMGAEVSFSIQNATTYSRERLAVSPSTRARLFLAFAIMKNTADSFERGDGLFNAAAYGISNRIPIRLINDVIHVLSGCGLLTESAEHPGGYVLQRNPEKISARVIVDAVMNDGAGPEQLGMTKNISIFGEIIGTSMKNLDQKTLKDLLQ; this is encoded by the coding sequence ATGAGCACCGGAAAATTTGCCAAGTTAAAAAAATTTCTAAATGAAGGTTTATGGGACATTGACGCTGAAATATTGCCGCCGCACAAACAGGCCGGATTGAAACTGCTGCGTATTCTTATGCTGGTGATCAGCGGGTTTAAAGAGGACAATTGTCCGCTCCATGCCTCCGCGCTCACCTTCACGTTTGTTATGGCGCTTGTGCCGCTGCTGGTGATCGTGCTTGCAGTTGGAAAAGTTTTTGGCTTTGAGCTGGCGAGTGAAAAAATTATGCGCACCGCAACCGGTTACGGCCTGCCGGATACAGTCCTTTCAGGAATTGAACACTTGCTTGCCACGGTGGAATCCGCCAGTGCCGGGGCAGTGGGATCAATCAGTACAGTTCTGTTTCTATGGGTGGCCATTAAAATGCTTAGCCGGATTGAAGAGACATTTAATCTGGTCTGGGGAGTAAAAACGCCGCGCCCGCTGATTGATAAAATCCGCAACTATATTGTCGTGATTGTCGTTGCGCCGATTCTCATCGGAATTGCATCTGCCGGCGTGCCGGTACTGCAGGGCTTCGCAGAACAAATTGAGTGGATGGGCCCCGTCATGACATTTTCACTGAAACTTCTGCCGACTCTGATCATGACGCTTGCATTCATCGTCATTTATGTTTTTCTGCCGAACACCAAAGTTAAAATCTCCGCCGCTCTCACCGGCGCATTTATCGCCGCACTGATTGCTATCCTGTTTCAGCTGGCAATTATTAAACTCGGAATCGGTGTTAGCAAATATAACCGGATTTACGGAACTCTCGCCGCAATTCCGCTCTTCCTTTTCTGGGTACAGATTACCTGGATGATTCTGCTGATGGGTGCCGAGGTTTCGTTTTCAATTCAGAATGCCACCACTTATTCGCGCGAACGCCTCGCCGTTTCACCCAGCACGCGCGCACGGCTTTTCCTGGCATTCGCCATCATGAAAAACACTGCGGACTCATTTGAACGCGGAGACGGACTTTTTAATGCTGCTGCATACGGCATAAGCAACCGGATTCCAATCCGTTTAATTAATGATGTTATTCACGTTCTTTCCGGCTGCGGACTGCTGACTGAATCGGCCGAACATCCCGGCGGTTATGTTCTGCAGCGCAATCCTGAGAAAATTTCAGCCCGCGTCATTGTCGATGCTGTAATGAATGATGGTGCCGGACCGGAACAGCTTGGTATGACAAAAAACATTTCGATATTCGGCGAAATCATCGGCACCAGTATGAAAAATCTCGATCAAAAAACACTGAAAGATCTTCTGCAATGA